DNA from Prosthecobacter vanneervenii:
TGGCGATGACTACCAGAAAGTATTGAAAACGTGGAATGTCGGAGAGGCGCGGGAGACGTTTCATAGTGCAAATGGGTTGCAGGACGGAGCCCGTTTATATGCAACCTGATTGCAATTGCAAATCATTTGTATTTTTGATTTTTGTGACCTAGCTTCGTTTCATGAAGCAGCTCTTTTTGACTTTTGGGTTTCTCGCCGCAGCACTGCCGGCCCTGGCCGCCACCAAGGTGGCGACACTACACCCCATCCTGGCGGATCTAGCGCGACAGGTGGGCGGGGCGAATGTGGAGGTGGTAGAGATTCTGAAGCCGGGGGCGGACATTCATCACTTTGAGCCGGCGCCGAAGGATCTGGCGGAGATGCGTGGGACGAAGCTGCTGCTGGCTTCAGGCAAGGGACTGGAGAGCTTTCTGGACAAGCTGCGCGACAGCCTGGGGGCGGATGTGAAGCTGGTGGAGGTGGGGGCGAAGATTCCGTCCATTCCGTTTGAGGAGCATCATCATGAGCATGCGGAGAAGGAGAAGGATCATGACCATGAGGAGCATGATCATCATCACCATGGGTCGGAGGACCCGCACTGGTGGCATAGTGCTGAGAACATGAAGCGTGCGGCGCGTGTGGTGGCGGATGAGCTGAGCGCGGTGGATCCGGCGAATGCGAGTGCGTATGCGGCGGGGGCGAAGGTGGCGAGCAAGCGTTTTGGTGAGCTCAAATCTTGGGCGCAGAAGGAGATCGCGAAGATTGGGAAGAAGGACCGGCTGCTGGTGACGGCGCATGGGGCCTTTGGGTATTTCTGCAAGGAGTATGGGTTTGAGCCGATCTCGCTGCTGGGCATCGGGCGCAGTGATGATGCTTCTTCGAAGCATGTGGCGGAGACGATCGAGGAGATCCGTGAGCATGGGATCAAGGCGGTGTTTCCGGAGGATCAGGCGAACCCGAAGGTGCTGGCGGAGATCGCGCGGAGCACGGGGGTGAAGATCGGGGAGCCGCTGATCGCGGATGGGACGGCGAAGGTGGCACATACGTTTGAGACGATGCTGGCGCACAATGTGAGGTCGATTGTGGCGGCGCTGGCTCCGGCTGCGGCAAAGTGAGGAGTGCGTTGGGCGATTGACGGAATTTTGAACCACTCATCGGACACTAATAAAACACTAATGTCGGAGGCCGGAATGAATGCCCATCGTGTTCACGACTGCACAATGACCTCTTCTAATCAGATCTCTTTTAACCGTTCCTGATGTCATGCGAGGTTCTCCGCCCATTCAGATTTTTTTGCTTGGCTTGATGTTTGTCGTGCTGGCGGTGCCGTTGAGTCATTTGACGGGGACGACGACGCCTGTGAAGGCTGCGGTGGTGGCGAAGGTGGTGGAAGAGAAGGGTGTGAAGGGGCTGGTGAGGGTGCGGTATGCGCACAGGCCGGTGATGCTGAGTGTGAAGGTTGGGGAGAAGGAGCTGGTGACGGCGATTGAGGAGTCGCCGATGGAGGTGGATGCTCCCCTGCCCTCGACGAAGGATGGGGTGGATGTGTTTGTGAAGGCGACGTGGCCGGAGGGCACGCCGGATACGGCGGTGACGGTGGAGCTGGAGCCGGATGGACTGGCGACGCGGAGCGAGACGCGGTGGTCGTCTGCGGCGAGTTTGGATGAGGTGATCACGTTTGAATGGAAATGACATGAGCGCGGCTGTTTCCCATTCCCCTACTCACACCAAGGAGCACGTCTGCTGGGGCGGAGGCTGCGCGCATACGCAGCACCATCGGCTGGAGGTGGTGGACCTGAGCGTGCAGTACCAGGAGGTGCGGGCGCTGGAGAAGATCCACTTTGCGACGGAGTGCGGGCGGAGCATGGCTCTCATAGGCCCGAATGGCGCGGGGAAGAGCACTCTGCTGAAGTCGCTGGCGGGATTGATTCCGGCTGGGCGGGGGAAGATTTTGTGGCGTGGCAAGGCGCTGACGCGGAGCAGCCATGAGATCGCGTATCTGCCGCAGCGTGGGGATGTGGACTGGAATTTTCCGATCACGGTGCGCGGGCTGGTGGAGATGGGGCGCTACCCGAACCTGGGGTGGTGGCGGCAGTATTCGAAGCATGACGCGGAGATTGTGGAACGGGCGCTGGTGAGCATGGACCTGTGCG
Protein-coding regions in this window:
- a CDS encoding metal ABC transporter substrate-binding protein, which encodes MKQLFLTFGFLAAALPALAATKVATLHPILADLARQVGGANVEVVEILKPGADIHHFEPAPKDLAEMRGTKLLLASGKGLESFLDKLRDSLGADVKLVEVGAKIPSIPFEEHHHEHAEKEKDHDHEEHDHHHHGSEDPHWWHSAENMKRAARVVADELSAVDPANASAYAAGAKVASKRFGELKSWAQKEIAKIGKKDRLLVTAHGAFGYFCKEYGFEPISLLGIGRSDDASSKHVAETIEEIREHGIKAVFPEDQANPKVLAEIARSTGVKIGEPLIADGTAKVAHTFETMLAHNVRSIVAALAPAAAK
- a CDS encoding metal ABC transporter ATP-binding protein translates to MSAAVSHSPTHTKEHVCWGGGCAHTQHHRLEVVDLSVQYQEVRALEKIHFATECGRSMALIGPNGAGKSTLLKSLAGLIPAGRGKILWRGKALTRSSHEIAYLPQRGDVDWNFPITVRGLVEMGRYPNLGWWRQYSKHDAEIVERALVSMDLCDLQERQISALSGGQQQRAFIARALAQEAHVLLLDEPFTGLDKPAQENLSRLFKELTAEGRLLIASHHDLQTVGQIFDDVLIIRRQQVAFGPVKEVFTPGNIASAYESGEAANGKIKTES